DNA sequence from the Devosia lacusdianchii genome:
GCACGTGATGGCGGTAAGCGCCCGCGCCGACGAAGAAAGGACCGTCCCCACCCGATTGGTTCTTGCCGGCCAGCGCCCGCATATGCGCTTCGACCAGGAATTCGGGGCTATGGGCGGGTAGGCCGAGATCGAAGCTCTTGAGCGCGCGTGCGGGGACGGCGCTGAACAGGGCATCGACATTGGCCGCACCGATAACGCCGAGCATTTCGGCGCGTTCGGCTTCGGAATGGGGAAGGTAGCGCATGGTCTCTCTTTACTTGGTCAGGTCCGCATAGGCGGCAGCGTCGAGCAGGCCGTCGAGATCGCCCGCATCAGCAATAGCAATCTTGTAGATCCAGCCGGCTGCTTCCGGGTCGGAGTTGATGAGGCCGGGCTCGCCGGAAAGCGCATCGTTGACCTCGGTCACGGTGCCCGAGACCGGCGCGTAGATTTCCGAGGCGGCTTTGACCGACTCGACCACGGCGGCTTCGTCGCCCTTCTTTAGCACCTTGCCGACGCTGGGCAGTTCGACGAACACGATGTCGCCGAGCGCTTCCTGCGCATAGGGGGTGATGCCGACAATGCCGGTCGAACCCTCGACGCGGATATATTCGTGGTCAGGGGTGAACTTGGTGGTCATGGCAGATCCCTCAACTGGTCTTGGCTTTACGGAAATAACGATGGGGCACGAAAGGCGTCGGAACGACCTCGGCCGCCTGGGGGCGGCCGCGCACCGACACCTGCAGCTTGGTGCCATGTGCAGCGTGTTCTGGCGGCACGAAGCCGAGTGCGATGGCCTTGCCCAATGACGGCGCGAAGCCACCGCTGGTGACGACGCCAATGGCCACGCCGGATGCGTCGAGGATTTCAGCGCCCTCGCGCGCCGGCGCGCCTTCGACGATCAGGCCGACACGAATACGGCTGAGCTTGCCCTCGCGTTCGGCGAGAATGCGCGCAGCGCCCGGAAAGTCAGCCGCCTCGCGGCGGCGCTTGGAAACGGCAAAGCCGAGATCGGCTTCGGTGGGGGAAATGGTCTCGTTGAGATCGTGCCCGTAGAGCGGCAGCCCCGCCTCAAGGCGCAGGCTGTCGCGGGCGCCGAGCCCGATCGGCTTGACACGAGTATCGGCGAGCAGGGCATCCCAGAAGGCTGGCGCGTGGTCGGCCGAAACCAGAATTTCGAAGCCGTCCTCGCCGGTATAGCCGGAGCGGGCGATGATCAGCGTCGTGCCATTCCAGGGGAAGGCACCATAGGTCATGAAGCCAAGATCGGCAGCAGCCGGGGCGATATGGGCGATGACATTGACCGCTTCCGGTCCCTGCAGCGCGAGCAGGGCATTATCGGCATCGGCGCGCGTCAGCTTGGCTTTGCCGCCAGCGGCCGCCTCGATGCGGGCAAAGTCGCCATCCTTGGTGCCGGCATTGACCACTATATAGAGCGAGCCCGGATGTAGCGGCGAGCGCGCAACCATCAGGTCGTCGATCGCACCACCAGTCTCGTTGAGCAGCAGGGTGTAGCGCACCTGACCCGGCTTCAGACCCGCAATGTCGCCGCAGATCAGCGGTTCGATGATAGCAGCGATGGCCGCGTGGTCGGCTTCCGCATCGCCGCTTGGGTTGTTCAGCGCGAGGAAGCTCGGGCCCATATGGCTCACATCGAACAGGCCG
Encoded proteins:
- the gcvH gene encoding glycine cleavage system protein GcvH — translated: MTTKFTPDHEYIRVEGSTGIVGITPYAQEALGDIVFVELPSVGKVLKKGDEAAVVESVKAASEIYAPVSGTVTEVNDALSGEPGLINSDPEAAGWIYKIAIADAGDLDGLLDAAAYADLTK
- the gcvT gene encoding glycine cleavage system aminomethyltransferase GcvT, with the protein product MAETSAEDLKTTPLFERHTAAGGRMVPFGGYSLPVQYPSGIMTEHKWTREQAGLFDVSHMGPSFLALNNPSGDAEADHAAIAAIIEPLICGDIAGLKPGQVRYTLLLNETGGAIDDLMVARSPLHPGSLYIVVNAGTKDGDFARIEAAAGGKAKLTRADADNALLALQGPEAVNVIAHIAPAAADLGFMTYGAFPWNGTTLIIARSGYTGEDGFEILVSADHAPAFWDALLADTRVKPIGLGARDSLRLEAGLPLYGHDLNETISPTEADLGFAVSKRRREAADFPGAARILAEREGKLSRIRVGLIVEGAPAREGAEILDASGVAIGVVTSGGFAPSLGKAIALGFVPPEHAAHGTKLQVSVRGRPQAAEVVPTPFVPHRYFRKAKTS